The following coding sequences are from one Ornithodoros turicata isolate Travis chromosome 1, ASM3712646v1, whole genome shotgun sequence window:
- the LOC135377975 gene encoding transcription factor MafA-like, which yields MWLKSLGSERRSPESQVGSAAVEFSRRRCSHSILEPGVQRLGHHATSVALYAGEVAPGDAAVAAWLAGAPPEPPSYFSNPAVAAPVDATPSPSASSLSSSLDDDAMAADEYSFDLDNLEEVVKQEMGVKYQALQPELALPEHLQHQQQHRPRPMVGSTPGTPPDTPPGSTASPEFGNCMPDDSMMWLSQQGVRYQEPLDLRPQNDLEWIQLRRDYELHQQQQNHHQQQRPPLSSVAPQLPVRDILDDEQLISLSVRELNKRLHGFPREEVVRLKQKRRTLKNRGYAQNCRTKRLAQRHELESRNRILQAEVSRLRQELERTCQERDFYKQQLGAAQSRVRAAQLQQQHQQQQQQQQQSSLSTVASTSSPGSPDFLM from the coding sequence ATGTGGTTGAAGTCGCTGGGGTCTGAGCGGCGCTCTCCCGAGAGCCAAGTTGGCAGCGCAGCGGTGGAGTTCTCCCGACGGCGGTGCTCGCACTCTATCTTAGAACCAGGGGTCCAGCGCCTGGGCCACCACGCCACGAGCGTGGCACTGTACGCAGGCGAAGTAGCGCCAGGCGACGCCGCGGTGGCCGCCTGGCTCGCTGGCGCACCCCCGGAGCCTCCTTCGTACTTTTCAAATCCTGCCGTTGCCGCACCTGTGGATGCGACCCCGTCGCCTTCTGCATCATCTCTGAGCTCATCTCTCGATGACGACGCTATGGCTGCAGATGAGTACAGCTTCGACTTAGACAACCTCGAGGAGGTAGTAAAACAAGAAATGGGAGTCAAGTACCAGGCTCTGCAGCCCGAGCTGGCATTGCCGGAGCATCTGCAACACCAGCAGCAACATCGTCCACGACCAATGGTAGGAAGTACACCTGGAACACCACCCGACACACCTCCAGGTTCGACGGCATCTCCAGAATTCGGAAACTGTATGCCAGACGACAGCATGATGTGGCTTTCGCAGCAGGGTGTGCGGTACCAGGAGCCGCTCGATCTGCGTCCACAAAATGACCTCGAGTGGATTCAACTTCGCCGCGACTACGAACTGCACCAACAGCAACAAAACCACCATCAACAACAGCGGCCACCGTTGTCCTCCGTGGCCCCACAGCTCCCGGTGCGGGACATCCTAGACGATGAGCAGCTCATCTCCCTGTCTGTGCGCGAACTCAACAAGCGGCTCCACGGGTTCCCCCGCGAAGAAGTGGTTCGGCTCAAGCAGAAGCGGCGGACGCTCAAGAACCGCGGCTACGCGCAGAATTGCCGTACAAAGCGCCTGGCGCAGAGGCACGAGCTCGAGAGCAGGAACCGTATCCTGCAGGCTGAAGTCAGCCGTCTGCGTCAGGAGCTGGAGCGGACCTGCCAAGAGCGGGACTTCTACAAGCAGCAGCTAGGCGCTGCGCAGAGCCGCGTCCGGGCAGCTCAGCTGCAACAACAACAccagcaacaacagcagcagcagcagcagagctcgCTCTCTACCGTAGCTTCCACGAGCAGTCCTGGTTCTCCCGACTTTCTCATGTGA